Proteins from a genomic interval of Sciurus carolinensis unplaced genomic scaffold, mSciCar1.2, whole genome shotgun sequence:
- the LOC124974336 gene encoding histone H1.0-like — protein sequence MTENSTTTPAAKPKRAKASKKSTDHPKYSDMIVATIQAEKNRAGSSRQSIQKYIKSHYKVGENADSQIKLSIKHLVTTSVLKQTKGVGASGSFRLAKSDKPKRSVAFKKTKKEVKKVATPKKATKPKKAATKASSKKPKVPPVKKAKKKPAATPRKTKTPKVVKAKPVRVSKPKKAKPVKPKAKSSAKRAGKKK from the coding sequence ATGACCGAGAACTCCACGACCACGCCTGCGGCCAAACCCAAGCGGGCCAAGGCCTCCAAGAAGTCCACAGACCACCCCAAGTATTCAGACATGATCGTGGCCACCATCCAGGCCGAGAAGAACCGCGCCGGCTCCTCACGCCAGTCTATCCAGAAGTATATCAAGAGTCACTACAAGGTGGGTGAGAACGCCGACTCCCAGATCAAGCTGTCCATCAAGCACCTGGTGACCACCAGTGTCCTCAAGCAAACCAAAGGGGTGGGTGCCTCCGGCTCCTTCCGTCTGGCCAAGAGCGACAAGCCCAAGAGGTCAGTGGCCTTCAAGAAGACCAAGAAGGAAGTCAAGAAGGTGGCCACGCCAAAGAAGGCCACCAAGCCCAAGAAGGCTGCCACCAAAGCCTCAAGCAAGAAGCCCAAAGTCCCCCCAGTCAAGAAGGCCAAGAAGAAGCCGGCTGCCACGCCCAGGAAGACCAAAACTCCCAAGGTTGTCAAAGCCAAGCCCGTCAGGGTGTCCAAGCCCAAGAAGGCCAAACCAGTGAAGCCCAAAGCCAAGTCCAGTGCCAAGAGGGCGGGCAAGAAGAAGTGA